In Oleiharenicola lentus, the following are encoded in one genomic region:
- a CDS encoding (deoxy)nucleoside triphosphate pyrophosphohydrolase: MSAPPESKPPVPVVCAVIEREGHVLVAQRPPHKLLPLKWEFPGGKVEPGENPADAIIREIREELGCEIRVTRALPPFIHDYKTVVIEMIPFVCVLAPGTSEPHPHEHVAIAWVQPAALRGYDLAAADWPVVDALLH; this comes from the coding sequence ATGAGCGCCCCCCCCGAATCGAAACCGCCCGTCCCCGTCGTTTGTGCCGTCATCGAGCGGGAAGGCCATGTGCTTGTGGCCCAACGGCCCCCGCACAAGCTCCTGCCTCTGAAATGGGAGTTTCCCGGCGGCAAGGTCGAGCCCGGCGAAAATCCCGCCGACGCCATCATCCGCGAGATTCGCGAGGAACTCGGCTGCGAAATCCGCGTCACCCGCGCGCTTCCGCCCTTCATCCACGACTACAAAACCGTGGTCATCGAGATGATACCTTTCGTTTGCGTGTTGGCACCCGGCACCTCTGAGCCGCACCCGCACGAGCACGTCGCGATCGCTTGGGTGCAGCCCGCAGCGCTGCGCGGTTACGACCTCGCTGCGGCCGACTGGCCGGTCGTGGACGCGTTGCTCCACTGA
- a CDS encoding HDOD domain-containing protein has translation MSAALSAFFRGWWVRFFLRPKPAAPTPARVEPLAKTEDAPSVARAVEAEPVAPPAMAPPAMVPSWSRSPVGVTRAPFIPVAQPALRASTLAKLATLQQIPSLQALAQGFLRAAARSDGAIEEVVAAVEKDPALCVRVLRMANSAFVASEQRIEDVATAVQMLGLQRVNTLSHALFMMRDAHNTKGGVDWRHLWMHALATAAIAEEIEKQLGREAGQQLYLAALLHDVGKIVLSTVAPEAYRAIMDKAWSSEGRLDALEAVCFGVGHSEAGVIFAQQSGLPGEVIAAIADHAEPARAEGHRLTVAVVSVANYLAKFYGLGFSGTRLEESDGDLEAQPVWAVIAEETGANPDIAGISSAVEGVVVGLKQDLLSLRDAA, from the coding sequence ATGTCAGCGGCCCTGTCAGCCTTTTTTCGCGGCTGGTGGGTGCGGTTCTTCCTCCGGCCCAAGCCGGCGGCACCGACACCTGCCCGGGTGGAACCGTTGGCTAAAACCGAGGATGCACCGTCGGTCGCACGGGCGGTTGAAGCCGAACCGGTGGCGCCGCCCGCCATGGCGCCGCCCGCCATGGTGCCGTCGTGGTCGCGATCACCGGTCGGCGTGACACGGGCGCCGTTTATTCCTGTGGCACAACCCGCGCTGCGGGCCAGCACGCTGGCGAAGCTCGCGACGCTGCAGCAGATCCCCTCGTTGCAGGCGCTGGCGCAGGGCTTCCTGCGGGCGGCGGCGCGCAGCGATGGGGCGATCGAGGAAGTGGTGGCTGCGGTCGAGAAGGATCCGGCGTTGTGTGTGCGCGTGCTGCGCATGGCCAATTCCGCGTTCGTCGCCTCGGAGCAGCGGATCGAGGATGTCGCGACCGCGGTGCAGATGCTCGGTCTGCAGCGGGTGAACACGCTTTCGCATGCGCTCTTCATGATGCGCGACGCGCATAACACGAAAGGCGGCGTGGACTGGCGCCACCTGTGGATGCACGCCCTGGCCACGGCAGCCATCGCGGAGGAAATTGAAAAGCAGCTCGGGCGCGAAGCCGGCCAGCAGCTTTACCTCGCGGCCCTGCTGCATGACGTGGGCAAGATCGTGCTCTCGACCGTCGCACCCGAGGCCTACCGTGCGATCATGGACAAGGCTTGGAGCAGCGAGGGCCGGCTCGATGCGCTGGAGGCCGTGTGCTTCGGTGTCGGGCACAGCGAGGCCGGGGTGATTTTCGCACAACAGAGCGGCCTGCCCGGCGAGGTTATCGCCGCCATCGCGGATCACGCCGAACCGGCGCGGGCGGAGGGTCACCGCCTGACGGTGGCGGTGGTGAGCGTGGCCAACTACCTCGCGAAGTTCTACGGACTCGGTTTCAGCGGCACGCGTCTGGAGGAATCCGACGGCGACCTGGAGGCACAACCGGTGTGGGCGGTGATCGCCGAGGAAACCGGCGCAAACCCCGACATCGCGGGCATTTCCTCGGCGGTGGAGGGTGTCGTCGTCGGCCTCAAGCAGGATCTGCTTTCGCTGCGTGACGCGGCCTGA
- a CDS encoding PIG-L family deacetylase, producing the protein MKTAPTPPERTPLVAFGAHPDDIEFGCGGIIVRETRAGRPVHLVVCSRGEAGTNGSPAQRTKEAEAAAKHLGATLEFLELDGDAHLELKSAHAVKLAAVLRRVRPALVLAPTVEQNQHPDHWRLGTLVRDATRLARYGGLAELRDLTPHAIGELFFYALGPGAEPRTTPPVLIDVSAPEVMTAWKAAMEAHASQMKTRNYVELQLDRARVHGLNAGVGHAQPLWPNDPLVFASLAPLTRAAHKF; encoded by the coding sequence ATGAAAACCGCCCCCACCCCGCCTGAACGCACTCCGCTCGTCGCCTTCGGCGCGCACCCCGACGACATCGAGTTCGGCTGCGGCGGCATCATCGTCCGTGAGACCCGGGCCGGCCGCCCTGTCCATCTCGTGGTCTGCTCGCGCGGCGAGGCCGGCACCAATGGCTCGCCCGCCCAGCGCACCAAGGAGGCCGAGGCCGCCGCGAAACATCTCGGCGCCACGCTCGAATTTCTCGAACTCGACGGCGACGCGCACCTCGAACTCAAGTCCGCCCACGCCGTGAAACTCGCCGCCGTGCTCCGCCGGGTGCGCCCGGCCCTCGTGCTCGCGCCCACCGTCGAGCAGAACCAGCATCCCGACCACTGGCGCCTGGGCACGCTGGTGCGCGACGCCACGCGCCTCGCCCGCTACGGCGGCCTGGCCGAGCTGCGCGACCTCACGCCCCACGCCATCGGCGAACTGTTCTTCTACGCGCTTGGCCCCGGCGCCGAACCCCGCACCACCCCGCCGGTGCTCATCGACGTGTCGGCGCCCGAGGTCATGACCGCCTGGAAGGCCGCCATGGAGGCCCACGCCTCGCAGATGAAGACCCGCAACTACGTCGAACTGCAGCTCGACCGCGCCCGCGTCCACGGTCTCAACGCCGGCGTCGGCCATGCCCAGCCGCTCTGGCCCAACGACCCGCTGGTCTTCGCCTCCCTCGCCCCGCTCACCCGCGCGGCCCACAAGTTCTGA
- a CDS encoding sodium:solute symporter, producing the protein MNSIDWLVLLGTMLGIAGYGMWRTRHTDHLDTYLKGNQTTGWFTIGLSVAATQASTITYLSLPGVAYENGIAFIQNYFGLPLALILVCAVFLPIYRKLGVYTAYEYLGKRFDQRTRLFGAGVFLLQRGLQSGITIYAPAIILSTVLGWRLDVIIVGIGLVAIIYTVTGGSAAVNLTQKWQMAVIWIGMLSAFGILLARLPDHATAIAGTMGKLEAVDWSPDPDKRYTFWSGLLGGFFLSLSYFGTDQSQVQRYIGGAALREGRLGLMFNAVLKIPMQFFIVMLGALLFVFYQFTPDAPVVFNQAAWQQQAQGPRAAEFRALEERYAAAHADQLTKIKTWTAARESGNEAALDTAQQALQAAQIAAQSVRQEARAALQAAAPEAKKTKDSDFVFITFILTQLPHGLIGLLLAVMFASALSSKAGELNALGTTTTIDLWRHFRPLAEHDEAKNVRAAKWFTAMWGCFAIAFALFVSFQENLIEGLNIVASIFYPTLLGLFIVAFFFKRVGGTAVFWAALAAQAVVLGIFFAGKVWPAHEIGYLWLNPIGCAACVFFSLLFQAVLPARAPSSPSSTQAL; encoded by the coding sequence ATGAACTCGATCGACTGGCTCGTGCTGCTCGGAACCATGCTCGGCATCGCCGGGTATGGCATGTGGCGCACGCGCCATACCGATCACCTCGACACCTACCTGAAGGGCAACCAGACCACCGGCTGGTTCACCATCGGTCTCTCGGTCGCTGCCACCCAGGCGAGCACCATCACCTACCTGTCGCTGCCCGGCGTGGCTTACGAGAACGGCATCGCTTTCATCCAAAACTATTTCGGCCTGCCGCTGGCGCTGATCCTCGTGTGCGCCGTCTTCCTGCCCATCTACCGGAAACTCGGCGTTTACACCGCCTACGAGTATCTCGGCAAACGCTTCGACCAGCGCACGCGGCTCTTCGGGGCCGGTGTGTTTCTCCTGCAACGCGGCCTGCAAAGCGGCATCACGATCTACGCTCCGGCCATCATCCTCTCCACGGTGCTCGGCTGGCGGCTGGACGTGATCATCGTTGGCATCGGCCTGGTTGCGATCATCTACACCGTCACCGGTGGCAGCGCGGCGGTGAACCTCACCCAGAAGTGGCAGATGGCCGTGATCTGGATCGGCATGCTCTCCGCCTTCGGCATTTTGCTCGCGCGCCTGCCCGACCACGCCACCGCCATCGCCGGCACGATGGGCAAGCTCGAGGCCGTGGACTGGTCGCCCGACCCGGACAAGCGCTACACGTTCTGGAGCGGTCTGCTCGGCGGCTTCTTCCTCTCGCTTTCCTATTTCGGCACCGACCAGTCGCAGGTGCAGCGCTACATCGGCGGCGCCGCGCTGCGCGAGGGCCGGCTCGGCCTGATGTTCAACGCCGTGCTCAAGATCCCGATGCAGTTCTTCATCGTGATGCTCGGCGCGCTGCTCTTCGTGTTCTACCAGTTCACGCCCGACGCGCCGGTGGTCTTCAACCAGGCCGCCTGGCAGCAGCAGGCGCAGGGCCCCCGCGCCGCCGAGTTCCGCGCCCTGGAGGAACGCTACGCCGCCGCCCACGCCGACCAGCTCACGAAGATCAAAACCTGGACCGCCGCCCGAGAATCCGGCAATGAGGCGGCCCTCGACACCGCTCAGCAGGCGCTGCAGGCAGCGCAAATAGCCGCCCAGTCCGTCCGCCAGGAAGCCCGCGCCGCCCTCCAGGCCGCCGCGCCCGAGGCCAAGAAGACCAAGGACTCCGACTTCGTCTTCATCACCTTCATTCTCACCCAGCTCCCCCACGGCCTCATCGGGCTGCTGCTCGCCGTGATGTTTGCCTCGGCGCTTTCCTCCAAGGCCGGCGAGCTCAACGCCCTCGGCACGACCACCACCATCGACCTGTGGCGCCACTTCCGCCCGCTCGCCGAACACGATGAGGCCAAGAACGTCCGCGCGGCCAAATGGTTCACCGCGATGTGGGGTTGCTTCGCCATCGCCTTCGCCCTCTTCGTAAGCTTCCAGGAAAACCTCATCGAGGGACTGAACATCGTGGCCTCCATCTTTTATCCCACGCTGCTCGGCCTGTTCATCGTGGCCTTCTTCTTCAAACGGGTCGGCGGCACCGCGGTCTTCTGGGCCGCCCTCGCCGCGCAGGCCGTGGTGCTTGGCATTTTCTTCGCCGGCAAGGTCTGGCCCGCCCACGAAATCGGCTACCTCTGGCTCAACCCCATCGGTTGCGCCGCCTGCGTGTTCTTCAGCCTGCTGTTCCAGGCCGTGCTGCCGGCTCGCGCACCATCTTCGCCCTCGAGCACACAGGCCCTATAG
- a CDS encoding PIG-L family deacetylase: protein MTAGAPTRIAACIRWNRGALAPVLAFASLLACGPGRAEEAGRVPAIVQQLRTFANTGTVLHVAAHPDDENTQLITAMARGRGYRTAYLSVTRGDGGQNERGPDFAEKLGVLRTQELIAARKLDGGRQFFTRAIDYGYSKSPEEALRIWDHQAVLGDVVRVIRTFRPDVIITRFPIPPGSGGHGQHTASAMLAVEAFKLAADPAGYPEQLKEGLQPWQAKRIGWNGWGNNPSPLKGPTIQFDIGGADPVTGVPFGTIANQSRGMHKTQMLGVFSERVGSPGQNFQNFQLLDGEPATTDIMDGVDTTWARIPGGAALIPLIDDVIAKFNPADPAASVPALLAIRTKLDGLKSPDPLLQEKRGDLDRIIASCLGLTVETTLPQAEVVAGEKLALRHDVAVTGSVPVKWVSVDYTRLPLDFASEKLKISKSLKDPDQVEWVTVRQSHLFAKIEVNAVIPAGSPMVRESKQPLPEWLPVSQPYWLREEGTAGMFRVDQVHLIGTPENQAAFPVDFVFEVGGEQLVLSDEPVQIVAGAPEAQQRRRLAVIPPVSLGFAHDIELFAPGSTKEVTVAVTAARAGSRGSLQLAAPAGWTITPAKRSFELATAGDKVALTFSVTAPAKAGRASLAAMAEVGGATYGTERLVLDYPHLPVQLLQRPAHTHLVAVDTQIRGQRVGYLPGAGDSTVESLTQLGYEVVTLTGADLNPAKLAGLDAVVLGVRASNDRADLAANLPGLFAWVEAGGTVIAQYNRPNNLKATTLGPYELSIDGPAPRLRVTDEDAPVTFLAPDHPVLNVPNRITSADFAGWVQERGAYFPSKWDEARYTAILAMNDPGEAPLRSSLLIAQHGKGWFAYTGLSFFRQLPAGHPGAHRLFANLVSLGK, encoded by the coding sequence ATGACCGCCGGCGCCCCGACGCGCATCGCCGCGTGCATCCGTTGGAACCGGGGCGCCCTCGCCCCGGTTCTCGCCTTCGCCAGTCTGCTCGCCTGCGGCCCGGGTCGGGCCGAGGAGGCCGGCCGAGTCCCGGCCATCGTCCAACAGCTGCGCACCTTTGCCAACACCGGCACCGTGCTGCACGTCGCCGCCCACCCCGACGACGAGAACACGCAGCTCATCACCGCCATGGCCCGCGGCCGCGGCTACCGCACCGCCTACCTCTCGGTCACCCGCGGCGACGGCGGCCAGAACGAGCGCGGCCCCGACTTCGCCGAGAAACTCGGCGTCCTCCGCACGCAGGAACTCATCGCCGCCCGCAAGCTCGACGGCGGGCGCCAGTTCTTCACACGCGCCATCGACTACGGTTACTCCAAGTCGCCCGAGGAAGCCCTGCGCATCTGGGACCACCAGGCCGTGCTCGGCGACGTCGTGCGCGTGATCCGCACTTTCCGCCCCGACGTCATCATCACGCGCTTCCCCATCCCGCCCGGCAGCGGTGGCCACGGCCAGCACACCGCCTCGGCCATGCTCGCAGTCGAGGCCTTCAAGCTCGCCGCCGACCCCGCCGGCTACCCCGAACAGCTCAAGGAAGGGCTCCAACCCTGGCAGGCCAAGCGCATCGGCTGGAACGGCTGGGGCAACAACCCGAGCCCGCTCAAGGGCCCGACCATCCAGTTCGACATCGGCGGCGCCGACCCCGTGACCGGCGTGCCCTTCGGCACGATCGCCAACCAGAGCCGCGGCATGCACAAGACGCAGATGCTCGGCGTCTTTTCCGAACGCGTCGGCAGCCCCGGCCAGAATTTCCAGAACTTCCAGCTCCTCGACGGCGAGCCCGCCACGACCGACATCATGGATGGCGTGGACACCACCTGGGCCCGCATCCCCGGCGGCGCCGCGCTCATCCCGCTCATCGACGACGTCATCGCGAAGTTCAACCCCGCCGACCCCGCCGCCAGCGTGCCGGCGCTGCTCGCGATCCGCACGAAGCTGGATGGCCTGAAATCACCCGATCCGCTGCTGCAGGAAAAGCGTGGCGACCTCGACCGCATCATCGCCTCCTGTCTCGGTCTCACGGTCGAAACCACCCTCCCGCAAGCCGAGGTCGTAGCCGGAGAAAAGCTCGCCTTGCGCCATGACGTCGCTGTGACCGGCTCCGTTCCAGTCAAGTGGGTCTCGGTGGACTATACTCGTTTGCCGCTGGATTTCGCATCGGAAAAGTTGAAGATCTCCAAATCGCTGAAAGACCCCGATCAGGTCGAGTGGGTCACCGTCCGTCAATCGCACCTATTCGCCAAAATCGAGGTCAACGCCGTGATCCCTGCGGGGTCACCCATGGTCCGGGAGTCCAAGCAACCTCTCCCCGAATGGCTGCCAGTCAGCCAGCCCTACTGGCTGCGAGAGGAAGGCACGGCGGGTATGTTCCGGGTTGATCAGGTCCACCTGATCGGCACGCCTGAAAACCAAGCCGCCTTTCCCGTCGACTTTGTATTCGAGGTCGGTGGTGAACAGCTCGTCCTTTCCGACGAGCCCGTGCAGATCGTCGCCGGCGCCCCCGAGGCCCAGCAACGCCGCCGGCTCGCCGTCATCCCGCCGGTCTCGCTCGGCTTTGCTCATGACATCGAGCTCTTCGCCCCCGGCTCCACCAAGGAAGTGACCGTTGCAGTAACCGCCGCGCGCGCCGGTTCGCGCGGTTCTCTGCAACTCGCCGCGCCCGCGGGCTGGACGATCACCCCGGCCAAGCGGTCCTTCGAACTCGCCACAGCCGGCGACAAGGTCGCGCTGACTTTCAGTGTCACCGCCCCGGCCAAGGCCGGTCGCGCGAGTCTCGCGGCCATGGCCGAAGTCGGTGGTGCCACCTACGGCACCGAGCGCCTCGTGCTCGATTACCCGCACCTGCCCGTGCAACTGCTCCAACGCCCGGCGCACACGCATCTCGTCGCCGTTGACACCCAGATCCGCGGCCAGCGCGTCGGCTACCTGCCGGGCGCGGGCGACAGCACCGTCGAAAGCCTCACGCAGCTCGGCTACGAGGTCGTCACGCTCACCGGCGCCGATCTCAACCCCGCCAAACTCGCCGGCCTCGACGCCGTGGTCCTCGGCGTGCGCGCTTCCAATGACCGCGCCGATCTGGCCGCCAACTTGCCGGGGCTCTTCGCGTGGGTCGAGGCGGGTGGCACCGTCATCGCCCAATACAACCGCCCCAACAACCTCAAGGCCACCACGCTCGGGCCCTACGAGCTCTCCATCGACGGCCCGGCTCCGCGCCTGCGCGTGACCGACGAGGACGCCCCTGTCACCTTCCTCGCCCCGGACCATCCGGTGCTCAACGTGCCCAACAGGATCACGTCCGCCGATTTTGCGGGCTGGGTGCAGGAACGCGGCGCTTACTTCCCGAGCAAGTGGGACGAGGCGCGCTACACCGCCATCCTCGCCATGAATGATCCCGGCGAGGCCCCGCTCCGCAGCAGCCTGCTCATCGCCCAGCACGGCAAGGGCTGGTTTGCTTACACCGGGCTCTCGTTCTTCCGCCAGCTGCCCGCCGGCCACCCTGGAGCCCACCGGCTCTTCGCCAACCTCGTGTCACTGGGGAAATGA
- the bshA gene encoding N-acetyl-alpha-D-glucosaminyl L-malate synthase BshA → MSDRPLRLGIICHPSVGGSGILASELGEELAQRGHEIHFISHAAPFRMPRDHPRIRFHPVQVNDYDLFKYPDYTLPLSVKIAEVSRAHRLDVLHVHYAVPHATAAMLAMSMLPVFERPKVIVTLHGTDVMLLGCDAGYGPAIRHALDQADGVTTVSQFLQREIKAHLDFHGPVEVIPNFFAPQPPTRTRDAVRAELGLADGEAMVLHTSNLRPVKRTDLLLQTIAQIRPRESFKLVVLAGGKTAPFLAEAAQAGLGDRIVVRENVTAIEDYLHAADLALFTSEMESFCLSILEAMTFECPSVAFAVGGIPEVIEHDKHGLLAPFGDTTGLARHVESLLTAPARRAALGKAGRERAVAFFSADRIVSRYVDYYRQVGIRT, encoded by the coding sequence ATGTCTGACCGCCCGCTCCGCCTCGGCATCATCTGCCACCCGTCCGTCGGGGGCAGCGGCATCCTGGCGTCCGAACTGGGTGAGGAACTGGCGCAACGCGGCCACGAGATCCACTTCATCAGCCACGCGGCGCCGTTCCGCATGCCGCGCGACCACCCGCGCATCCGGTTTCACCCGGTTCAGGTCAACGACTACGACCTGTTCAAGTATCCCGACTACACCCTGCCGCTCTCGGTGAAGATCGCCGAGGTCAGTCGCGCGCACCGGCTCGACGTGTTGCACGTCCACTACGCCGTGCCTCACGCCACCGCCGCCATGCTCGCGATGTCCATGCTCCCGGTGTTCGAGCGCCCGAAGGTCATCGTCACGCTGCACGGCACCGACGTGATGCTGCTCGGCTGCGACGCCGGCTACGGCCCGGCCATCCGCCACGCCCTCGACCAGGCCGACGGCGTCACGACCGTGTCGCAGTTTCTCCAGCGCGAGATCAAGGCCCATCTCGACTTCCACGGCCCCGTCGAGGTCATCCCCAACTTCTTCGCCCCGCAGCCGCCCACGCGCACCCGCGACGCCGTGCGCGCTGAACTCGGTCTCGCCGACGGCGAGGCGATGGTGCTGCACACCTCCAATCTCCGCCCGGTCAAACGCACCGACCTGCTCCTGCAGACCATCGCGCAAATCCGCCCGCGCGAATCCTTCAAGCTGGTCGTGCTCGCCGGCGGCAAGACCGCCCCGTTTCTCGCCGAGGCGGCCCAGGCCGGCCTCGGTGATCGCATCGTCGTGCGCGAGAACGTCACCGCCATCGAGGACTATCTGCACGCCGCCGATCTCGCGCTGTTCACCTCCGAGATGGAGAGCTTCTGCCTGAGCATCCTCGAGGCCATGACCTTCGAGTGCCCGAGCGTGGCCTTTGCCGTCGGCGGCATTCCCGAGGTCATCGAACACGACAAGCACGGCCTGCTGGCGCCCTTCGGCGACACCACGGGCCTGGCCCGTCACGTTGAGTCCCTCCTGACCGCCCCCGCCCGCCGCGCCGCCCTCGGCAAAGCCGGCCGCGAGCGTGCCGTCGCTTTTTTCTCCGCCGACCGCATCGTCAGCCGGTATGTGGACTACTACCGGCAGGTGGGGATCCGGACCTAG
- a CDS encoding DUF2911 domain-containing protein has translation MTTHLFRRGLAAFAVCALASGLFAQAPKINFPDASPSVAITQRVGLTDIQINYNRPGAKGRKVYGGLVAYDHIWRTGANTATKVSFSTPVKLNGTTIPAGTYELFTIPGATQWTVIIHKNMSQWGAYTYDEKNDVARFQVVPVEMDDHVETLDISVNDIRDESATLNISWEKTRVPIAVTLDVKSTLVPQIEAVMAAGEQLPPNVYARAAMYYLENHLDLKKAAAWMDAALAAQPDAFYLVYRKALILEAMGDKAGAIATAQKSLEAAQKAPSPALRDEYVGLNQALIDRLQ, from the coding sequence ATGACTACCCATCTGTTCCGCCGCGGCCTGGCCGCGTTTGCCGTGTGTGCCCTGGCCTCGGGTCTTTTCGCCCAGGCCCCCAAGATCAACTTCCCCGACGCTAGTCCGAGCGTCGCCATCACGCAGCGCGTCGGCCTCACCGACATCCAGATCAACTACAACCGCCCCGGCGCGAAGGGCCGCAAGGTTTACGGCGGCCTCGTGGCCTACGATCACATCTGGCGCACCGGCGCCAACACCGCCACGAAGGTCTCCTTCAGCACGCCCGTGAAGCTCAACGGCACCACCATCCCGGCCGGCACCTACGAACTCTTCACCATTCCCGGCGCCACCCAATGGACCGTGATCATCCACAAGAACATGTCCCAGTGGGGCGCCTACACCTACGACGAGAAAAACGACGTCGCCCGCTTTCAGGTCGTGCCCGTGGAGATGGATGATCACGTCGAGACCCTCGACATCAGCGTCAACGACATCCGCGACGAGTCGGCCACGCTGAACATTTCCTGGGAAAAGACGCGCGTCCCCATCGCCGTCACGCTCGACGTGAAGTCCACGCTCGTCCCCCAGATCGAGGCCGTCATGGCCGCGGGCGAGCAACTCCCCCCGAACGTCTACGCCCGCGCCGCCATGTATTACCTGGAGAACCACCTCGACCTCAAGAAGGCCGCGGCGTGGATGGACGCTGCCCTCGCCGCCCAGCCCGACGCCTTCTACCTCGTTTACCGCAAGGCCCTTATCCTCGAAGCCATGGGCGACAAGGCCGGCGCCATCGCCACCGCGCAGAAATCCCTCGAAGCCGCCCAGAAGGCCCCCAGCCCCGCGCTGCGCGACGAATACGTCGGCCTCAACCAGGCTCTCATCGACCGTCTGCAGTGA